The genomic interval GGGGCACACGGCGGGGATCAGGGATCCATTTTGGAGGGGTGAGGTTGGCTCTGTGTGCGGCTGGGACCGAGTTGCACTCAGGAACATGATGGCAGTTTTGCATTCGGTGCGGGCCGTGCCTTGAGTTTaggggagcacagggctggattCCCTTCCTAGGGGGGCTCTGGGTGGCTTTGCCCAAGCTCCAGCTGCTATTGCCATGCAGGTGGGCTGCGGGATGAGGTGGGTCGGCTGAGCCACGGTGCAGCtgggggctgggatgggggtTGTGCTGCTCTCCCACCCCACTGTGGTTCTTGTGGCCGCTCTCTGGGGCGCAttgggtggctgtggggtggctcAGGAAGCTGGCAGCCCCCACAGCTCAGGCTCAGCAGAGGGGGCACACGGGGGCTGCGGGTACATTTCCCTTCTACCTGGAATCGTCTCATGCCCCCCCGTCACCCCTCCATGTCCCCTTCCCACGTGTCCTTCGTGCATCTATCCCCATCCCCTAGACGTGCAAATCTGACCCTGATGCCAATGGGGCTGCTTGAGTGGAGGGCTTCATGTTGAGATCCCTTGGGGGTACCTGGGGGCCGTGACCCCCTCTGGAGCTCCAGGACTGCGgactccagcagcactgggggcaCATCAAGCTGTGCCCCTCTATGGCACCTCCTAAACCACGGAGTTCAGACCCGGGGGAGCCGagtcctgcagcccccagagcCCAAAAATAAACCCGAGCTGTGTGTGGTTTCGGGTCCTGCCGCCGCCCTCTGGTGCCCCGGCCAAGCCCTGCGGTTTGCACCACGGCATCATTTGaaatctaaatctctctttgCTCTTCTCCCACCAGCGCCAAGCGAGCAAAGtgcaaaaaccagaaaaatgcTCTGTTCTTCTCTGCCTTCCCCGCTCTTCGCAGCAACTTTTGAGGGGTTGCGGGGGGAGGGTTGGTGTGACAGCCGGTGCTGCTGCACacatgggggtgggggggttctccagggcagggctgtgtgctggggggggatggggggggggatgcTGGGCAGCGCAGCCCCCACTGCCGCCCTTTGATGCGGTCGGGATTTTTATCGGGGCTGGGAGCTCCATCGCCTCGGAGCGGCCGCTGCTCGCACGCTCGGGGTGAAACCCCAATGGGGGTGCGTGGTGGAGGGGGCCCAGGGCCAACCCATGGGGACGGGGTGGAGGCTCGGCCCCTGATGCAgacccccacccccaccccggAGCTGCCAGGCACGGGGCCTCCCAGGCTCTCGGGGGGAGCACATGTGCGGCCCCGCGCCTCGcgctgctttctttttcttttcctctctctctcgCAAAGGCAATTTTGAGTCAGCAGCGCCCGGTGCGCGCTCTTTCCATTGCTCCTCTCCGCTGCCCGAGCGGCGCTTCCTGCCGGGGCCGCGCTGAGCCCCGACGTGCATCGCTCCCGGCATCAGAGAAACCCCCCGGTTCTGTGCTGCGGACCGGAATGGGGTCCCGCCATGCCGGACGTGGATCCCCGTGCCCGTTTCCCCTCTTGCCGTGGGGCAGCGCTGGGCTTTGGGGGCCCTTTCGGAGAAGAGCCGGCCTTTGCTTTATGAGAAATGCTGGCACTTCGAGGAAACTGTGGGGGAGGGGGGACAAGCCTGGCTCTGCCCCCCTCTGTGCCCCCACCCACAGCGGCTGGGCAGCAGCGCAGCCCGAGGAGCGGGGGGCAAGGTGCGAAGCTGCAAAGTGagcccccctcccctcctccccgtGTTGCCTCTCGTGTTATCGGTGTCGCTGGAGGGGTACAGGGTTGCTGGGTGCTGCCTGTGTGCCCCCCTGGGGGGGGGTGTCGGTCCTGCCCCACACGTGGGTGACGCTGCTGCAGGTGGTGGTGAGGCTGGAGCAGGGGATGCCTTCCAGCTCCGTCCTCTGAACGCTGAAACTCCAGCAGGTGCCAAACTGCCCCTTTGAAGAGCCGAGcgctggaggggggggggggggggggagaggggggaaagGCAAGCACAGTGCCCCCAGTCAGGGGTAGGGATCCCACTGTGACCCCAAACCCACAGCGAGGGGGAATGGAGGGACTGAGGTCCCACCTGGGGGCGCTGGGGTGTGCGCATGGAGTATTGCTttgggaagggggggagggggggggcagGTGCAGCCCCACTCGCAGTGTCCCgtcccgtccccccccccccccggccgtCCCATCCCGTCCCCTTCCTGCCCTTGGCGCAGGCTGGCGCCCGGCCCGAAATAGCAGCGGTGTTGGTTTCCGAACCGGAAGGTgcttggggagggggaggaagatgccggggtttggggggggggggggggaggggggacaCAATCTGCCCCgcagagcagcccccagctgccGGGGTCACTCAGCACCACGGGGCACCCGGCGGgcatggaggggggggggggggggaaggtggcagctccatccctgcaggcagcgcCGGGACCTGCAGCCACACACTGTGGGTTGCTGGGCTGGGGGTAACGCTCTGTATCGTCGTCGTCCCCCCCTCCAGGCGCATGTTCCCGTTCCTCAGCTTCAACCTGTCGGGACTCAACCCCGTGGCCCATTACAGCGTGTGCGTGGACGTCGTGTTGGTGGACCAACACCATTGGCGTTACCAGGGCGGCAAGTGGGTGCAGTGCGGCAAGGCTGAGGGCAGCATGCCAGGTACGGGCTgacccccttcctccccccccatcccaaATCTCCATGGGGGCAGAGCTTCGGGTGACCCCTCTGTGCtgacccccccaccccactgcaGGGAACCGCCTCTACCTGCACCCCGATTCGCCCAACACCGGCGCGCATTGGATGCGCCAGGAGGTTTCCTTTGGGAAGCTGAAGCTCACCAACAACAAGGGCGCATCCAACAACGTCGGGCAGGTAAGGACAACACGGACCCCCTTCATTTTCCCCCCCCCCGATCCCATGGCGCTGTGTCACACAGACCCTGAGAGCCCACTGCCCCACAGATGATCGTGCTGCAGTCGCTGCACAAGTACCAACCACGGCTGCATGTGACGGAGGTGAAGGAGGGGGAGGGCGAAGCTGCGTACCCCTCCCCACATACCCACACCTTCGCCTTCCCTGAGACTCAGTTCATTGCTGTCACTGCTTACCAGAATGCCGACGTGAGTACTggaccccccccagcccccccatGGTCTCCAGCTTGGGATCCACCCCACCTCTTCCTCCccaaacagctccagctcccaCTCATCCTCCCAGGGACCCCTCCCACATTGGGACCCCGTTGGTGcatcccagcatcatcccagGGGTCTAAGCATCATGGAAACCCCAGTGGCAGCCCCCTCCCCTTTCTAACGCCCATATTTGCAGCACGTCCCGTGTGCCCTCAGCATCCCTGTACGACTCCAACGCCCCCCCAGCGTCACATCCATCaccccagcatccccagctctccCCCCAATCCAAGCCTCGTGGGACCTGGGGGGCCATTCTGGGTGTAAGGGTTGAGGACGAGGGCAGGGGAGGGATGTGGGCActgagctgggagcacagcacagcctcagcccCCCGTATCCCCCTTATCCCTTCCCCCCCAGATCACTCAGCTGAAAATCGACCACAACCCCTTCGCCAAAGGCTTCCGGGACAACTTTGACTCGTGAgtaacccccccccccccatcccccccacctccccacagcccccatccCGAGGCCGGGGAGGGAGCCCCCCTACACCCACCCAACCTTATCACCCCCCAGGATGTATGGAGCCTCAGAGGGCGACCCGCCTGACCCCCTCCCCACCGGATGGCCCCGGCTGCCCCCAACTGCTGCCGAGCCCCCGCTTTCAGCCCTTCCTGCAGGAGCAGTACCCGCTGCCCCCAGGGCGCTTCTACAATGGGGAGCGGGGTCCCCCCCTGCCCCTGCCCCCCAAGGACCCCCCCCGATGGTACTTTGCCCCCCAGCAGCCGCCCACCACGGCGATGGAGTACGGAGGCTATGAGGGGGGGTACGGCGGGGGCAAGCTGGTGCCCTATGGGGTGAAGCCCTTCGCCCTGCCGCCTGCTGCCCACCCACCCCTGCCCTATTACCCCGAGGGGCCGGGGGCGTTcggggggccggggggggctTGGGGGGGCACGGGGCAGTACGCATCCAAGGGCAGCCCCGGGGCCCTGGGCTGGTACCGGGAGCCTCGTGAGGAGAAAGGCAAGGAGGAGGGCTGGCCCCCCGAGCCCCCTGCCGTCAAGCCGGGTGATGCCGCCGAGCCGGGGCTGTACGAGGGGGGGTGCAAGAGGCGCCGTGTGTCCCCCTACCCCTCCAGCACTGAGAGCTCACCCCCCGCCCGCAACGGGGATCTCTACGACAAGGAGCCGGGCACCGACAGTGGCTACTACGGCTTCTATGGGAACTGAGCTGAGGGGGGGGGTGCTCGGACCCCCCGTATGCCAAGCACCCCCAGGAAGGGTTGGACAACCCAGAGCCACCCCctggggctggagctgagccCAGTGCAGGGCATCCCTGCCCCCTCCGTCCTCTATTGAACACCCATATCCTGAGCAGAGGGGGTGAGGCTGTAGCCGGACAATCAGCCCCTGGAGCCCCCCCAGGTGGGGCCATGGGGgtgaaaggggggggggggctgagggagggaagggagggaagggagggggtgttttttgttgttctgggTGGTTATGGGGGGGTTCATGCTGAAGTATTTATTGAGCCCCACGTGCCCGGTGCGGGGTGGGGGGCAGCAGCATATCTCGCAATAAAGGGGACGCTGTGGGTGAGGCCTCTTTTCTGTCCTCTGTGGGTGGGtggagggaaactgaggcacggggGGTGGCTGGGGGTGGGGTCCCGAGACCGGCAGGAAGGAAGAGCACCGCAGCCCCCAGTGTCTCTGCAGCCTTTAttacagcagagctgcctgtgcagctgggggtgggggggagagaTGGGGGGAGGCTGCCCGCCTGCAGGCACCTCAGGACCCCCACCCCACCCAGGGGATGGGGGCAATTCCTGCTTGTTTTGAAATCACAGTTTTGTGCTGGGAACTGCCGGGGCCGGGCACTGCCTGCCCACAGACAGtcattggggggggggggggtcctgcaCCCCAGTActtggggggcagggggggctCAGCCCATGAGGGGCTGCTACCAGAGCACGGCGCTGTCAAGGTGGGCAAAGCCAGGGTCCAGACGCAGCTTCCAGTAGGTATTATTGGTCACCCACGACTCCTTGCCACTGGCATCTGTCAGCCGCCtgtggatgggatgggggtTGGGGGGGCCACACCTCAGCTGTGCCCCCGttgccccccctcccctccgccCTGTTCCCTACCTGAAGAAGCGTGCCTGGTGTGTGATGTTGTTCTCCTCCATCACGCGGCGCCTGTCCCGCTGCAGCTGCTCGATCTGACGCTTCTGCGCCTCAGCTGCCGCCACGTTGCCCTCCTCCAGGTACCTGCAGGGGGTGGCCAAGAGCTGTAAGGAGccgcccccccttccccccaccccgGCACACAGCCCCCGTCCCCATGCTGCTCACCGCTGGTCGGGCCGCAGGCGCGTGTCGGTGGAGGGCAGCACCCTGCGCAGCTCAGGCGTGAGCTCGTTCAGCTCCAGCGCGAACTGGGTGAAGCCGTAGTTTCGCTCGTGTTCGGTGGGCATAGGGTCTgatgggggggttggggagggTCACATGCTCAGcacccccatagcaccctaagcatcccccctcccccactGTGCCACCCCCCCGGCTCCTTACTGGCTCTCCAGACGCACTGCCCTGGGGCTGGCCCACGGAACAGCCCTTCGTGCCATTTGCCGGCCAGGCGCTCCACCACGGCCCCACTGCGGCTCAGCACCGCGCCCTGCACTTCGTTGGCACCCGCGCCCCAATACCGTGcctggggaggaaggggaggcgTGGGGGGCAGTGGGAAAGGATGGGGCCGGGAGGGGTGGGGTTACGGGGAAGGGTTAAAGGCACGGCCGTTCCAAAGGGGCCGTTCAGAAAGGGAGGAGTCACTAAGAAGGAGCGGCGCCAGTAAGAAAAGCTGGGATCATTCATAAAGGGCGGGGATTCGGGAGGTGGGGCCATTCAGAAAGGGTGCGGCACGCGTGGGAAAGGAGCGAGGCAAACGAGAGCCAGTGATTGGCTGAGAAGATCGGCGAAGGGGCGGGGCCCTGTCGGGGGGCGGGACCAGACTATAGTAACACAACGGGATCCGGCGCCGTGTGGGCGGAGCCAGAGCACATCGAGGGGGTGTGGCCAAGAAAGGGGGCGTGGCCAAGCGGTGGGCGGGGCGCACCTTGCAGAAGGTGATCTTGCAGTGGTAGGAGGCGTCCCGCGTGTTGCGGATCAGCACCTCGCCGTAGTGCTCGATCCAGCGCGGGCCGCTGAGCACGTTGTGGATGCAGGTGGTGACCTTGTTCCACTCGAAGTGGTCCCCAGACCTGCCGACAGAAGGCTAAAtttgagggggggggagggaaggggccGCGAGTAGAGGGCTGGAGGGGGTGGGAGGTGGGTTGGTGCTCACCTGGGCAGGCGGACGTTGACGGTGCCCACAGGGACGATCTCCAAGGATTTGCCCCAGAATTTGTTCTTCCATCTCATGTCTGGAGGACGGCGGCAGGTGAGGATCCGGCCCACTCTGTGACCCCTTACGTGGCCCCTGCATCCCCACACCCACCTTGCCAGAAGACGAAGTTGTCAGACTCGGCGTGGCAAGCGGAGATGGGGGGGTGATGGCTGACCTGGGGGACGATAAAGGAGGAGTCGCTGCCCCTCCGGCCCCCCCACGcccctcccttcccacccaGCCCCACGTTACCTGCTCGCTGATGAAGCGGAAGCCGCGGTCGGGCCGCACACACTCGTAGGTCTCACCCAGCACTGGGTTGAAGGGTTTGCTGCCCGCACGGTAGAAGGTGGAGGCGTAGGCAGACACAGCGAAGGCAGCCACGTAGACCTGCACAGCCACACCTGGGTCAATGCACTGGGGGGAGCAGGGCAAACTCATCCCACTTGGGGCGTCCCCTAACCTCACTCACATCCTTCTGTGTCCTCCCTTCCACATCCATGTAACCCATTTCCCACCAACTTTGTGTCTCCCCAACCCGCGTCCCCCAAATCCACGTCCCTCCACGTTCACCCCAATCTGTCCCACCACCTGTGTCCCaccaccccacatcccctcaACTGATGATCCCCCACACATATCTGCCCCAATCCACGTCCCCCCCTGCGCTCCCCCACCCTACATCATTCCAACCTATGTCTCTCACCCATGTCCCTCTGCGTCCCCCCACCCACATCCCCCACCCCATGTCCCCCACCAGGCGCTGCCGGGGGTCCCGTGCACGGGCGGCGCGGTCGAGCAGTGTGCTGTACTCCAACTCCTCACACAGGCGCTGCAGGGTGTTGAGGGGCTCATTCAGCTGCACTGGCAGAGCCACGCGGGACAGATCCTTGCCCACGCTGCTCCGCAGCAGCCCCCACAGGCTCACATCCCCCGGTGGTGCGGGGGGAGCAGGCAGACGGCTCCGACGCTGTGGTCCTGGCCCTGGCAGCTCCAGTGAGGGCAGCTCCACCAGCCCCCCTAGGCTGTCCATTCCTATGGGACATTGGGATGTGAAGTGGCGTGCCCCTGCCCCAGCACCCTGTCTCCCCACCTACATGTTCTGTACCTGTTTGGGGACGTCCAGGCCCCACCGGCTCGGCCAGATCCTCATCAATACTGTTGGTAGCTTCACTGATGCAGGACTCATCGTCCGACGCCTGGGGACGGGCACAGTCGGGTGGGCTGCAGGGGGGGTGGGGGTCACCCAGCGGGGGGGTTGGTGGGAAGGGCACCCGTGGAGGAGGTTGGTTGTGTGGGACAGGACTGGGGGATCCAACATGGGAACAGTAAGAGGATGCAGGGACTGAGGGAtggagggagctggggggggaAGCCTGGTTCCACTACTAGGCTCAGAGAGTGGGGATCCCCCAAACACCCTGTTTGGGGGGACTGTGGGTAGCTGGAAGAGACAAAGGAACAAGAGAGGACATGGAGGCCTGGGCTGGCTAATGGAGAGGAAGGGGGTGAGAGAACAGAGAGATGAACTGACTGGAGCAGCACCAAGCCTGGGGGTCCCATTCAGCTTTGCAGAGCCCTCCCTGCCCACCCCTATCCTAAGATCCCCCACCTCATTCTCAGAGGAGCTGGCAGAGAGGAACACCTCACAGGCATCGAAGAACTCAGTGTGCGAATCGGCCAGCGAGGCGATGCTGCGCTGCGAGCGCTGCTGCTCCCGGCCTTTGGCAGGCAGCATGTCgggctgcagggacagcagggctcagcatcCACTCCATTGCCCCCCTGGTCCCATCCCCTGCCCCCACATCACCTCATCGGGGAGTAGTGAGGCAAAGGAGTCCATGGTGGTGTCAGAGGAAACAGAGAGCGAATGGAAGCGCTGCAGCCCATCCCGTGGCTCCAGGCCTGGCAGGGGGGCCTGCGGAGGGGCTGAGCTGAGCCAAATCCCCCACAGCATCCTCCCAATTCCATGCAGGGGCTCAGGTGTACACACAGGGTCACCCAGACCCCCAGCATTTGGACGAAGCCGCGATGACTTGCAGCGCACCCCCAGGACAGGGGCAGCCCCTCCAGACCTGTGCCCCCTGACCCCAGCACGGCCCCCTCAGGCCCACAGCCCCTCTCACCCCAGTGGGACCAGCACTGCCGGGGCGTGGGGCTGAGCGCCGACGGTCCAATGCCCGCTGCATGTCCTCCAGGCGAGCCCTCTCAGCCGTCAGTGCCGTCACCACGCTGCTGAGTGAGCCGTGCACTGCAGGGACAGGGGCGGGCGGTGAGGTTGTGGCATCATTTCCCCTCCCTGCAGTCCCCCCCGCTGGGGCTGCCCCCCATGGCCCACCTTTCTGTGCCAGCACCCAGAAGCTGCGCTGCAGCTGGCTGTACTCAGGAGGCAGGCTGAAGGGCAGCTGGCCCTGGCTGGGCTCCAGGTAACGCGAAAGGTTGGGGACGGAGCCGTGCAGCCGCCCCACCTGGAGGGGAAAGGGGGCTCAGCAAGAGATCCAGCCCCGGGTTCGGCACACACACGGCCTGCACCCGCCTCACCCGTCCGATGGTGTCATCCTTGGCAAAGCTCTGAGTGCACCACATCCTGGTGGTCCTCCGACCCTTCTTGGGCCTCTCCGTGGCAGCTGAGGGCTGCGG from Lagopus muta isolate bLagMut1 chromosome 25, bLagMut1 primary, whole genome shotgun sequence carries:
- the TBX21 gene encoding LOW QUALITY PROTEIN: T-box transcription factor TBX21 (The sequence of the model RefSeq protein was modified relative to this genomic sequence to represent the inferred CDS: inserted 1 base in 1 codon; deleted 3 bases in 2 codons), whose product is MGALEPLSGPPRAALPMLSGASKEPPRDPPGYYGEAGAPELGSPPLPYGAPAVAGGRFLGPCPTYRAPPPAPTAGSAYGTAAAAVGEGYAGSELYEGPYGSGGAPALCPRAGPLCALPGYRAAGKVQVMLNNFPLWAKFHKHQTEMIITKQGRRMFPFLSFNLSGLNPVAHYSVCVDVVLVDQHHWRYQGGKWVQCGKAEGSMPGNRLYLHPDSPNTGAHWMRQEVSFGKLKLTNNKGASNNVGQMIVLQSLHKYQPRLHVTEVKEGEGEAAYPSPHTHTFAFPETQFIAVTAYQNADITQLKIDHNPFAKGFRDNFDSMYGASEGDRLTPSPPDGPGCPQLLPSPRFQPFLQEQYPLPPGRFYNGERGPPLPLPPKDPPRWYFAPQQPPTTAMEYGGYEGGYGGGKLVPYGVKPFALPPAAHPPLPYYPEGPGAFGGPGGAWGGTGQYASKGSPGALGWYREPREEKGKEEGWPPEPPAVKPGDAAEPGLYEGGCKRRRVSPYPSSTESSPPXPQRGSLRQGAGHRQWLLRLLWELSRGGVLGPPVCQAPPGRVGQPRATPWGWS
- the OSBPL7 gene encoding oxysterol-binding protein-related protein 7 yields the protein MGSHEKDPSSPKKALSRSNSTVSSKHSSIQQGSESWEVVEEPRGRGSPGRDPERQEGYLLKKRKWPLKGWHKRYFLLENGILKYATTRQDVLKGKLHGAIDVRQSVMSVNKKAQRVDLDTEENIYHLKIKSAELFASWVSSLCSHHQGESPDPFASARRTPSSSQGLWTRIMPSGSAPALSALASSRDKVDAWLKDSEGLERCSAELSACQAQLRELTEMLQSLESLHRIPSAPLISSTQPSAATERPKKGRRTTRMWCTQSFAKDDTIGRVGRLHGSVPNLSRYLEPSQGQLPFSLPPEYSQLQRSFWVLAQKVHGSLSSVVTALTAERARLEDMQRALDRRRSAPRPGSAGPTGAPLPGLEPRDGLQRFHSLSVSSDTTMDSFASLLPDEPDMLPAKGREQQRSQRSIASLADSHTEFFDACEVFLSASSSENEASDDESCISEATNSIDEDLAEPVGPGRPQTGMDSLGGLVELPSLELPGPGPQRRSRLPAPPAPPGDVSLWGLLRSSVGKDLSRVALPVQLNEPLNTLQRLCEELEYSTLLDRAARARDPRQRLVYVAAFAVSAYASTFYRAGSKPFNPVLGETYECVRPDRGFRFISEQVSHHPPISACHAESDNFVFWQDMRWKNKFWGKSLEIVPVGTVNVRLPRSGDHFEWNKVTTCIHNVLSGPRWIEHYGEVLIRNTRDASYHCKITFCKARYWGAGANEVQGAVLSRSGAVVERLAGKWHEGLFRGPAPGQCVWRANPMPTEHERNYGFTQFALELNELTPELRRVLPSTDTRLRPDQRYLEEGNVAAAEAQKRQIEQLQRDRRRVMEENNITHQARFFRRLTDASGKESWVTNNTYWKLRLDPGFAHLDSAVLW